Sequence from the Desulfovibrio sp. UIB00 genome:
CCGCAGGCCTGACCACCGCCGCCGCTGCCTACCACTGGATGAGCGAGTTGTGCAACGTGGCCCCCTTTGAGCCGGGGCGCGACCGTATTACAGACGATGCGGCCCTGCCCATTGCCCACGGCCTGTTTTACTGCACCGATGCCTACCCGGACGATGAGATTTTTCACGATGCGGCCTGCCTGCGGCGGCGCCATGAACCGCATCTGCTGCTGGCGCACAGCATGGGCATTGACAACGCAGGCCATCTGCACGGCGCAGACAGCAAGAAATACCGGGATGCCGCCCGCAGGGCCGATGGGCTGCTGGCCCGCTGGCTGCCGGAATGGACGGCGGCAGGCTATGCGGTTCTGGTCACCAGCGATCACGGCATGGACGACGACGGCAGCCACAACGACAACAGCGAAGCCACCCGGCGAATTCCCCTGTGGCTGACGGGCGAAGGATTTAAAAACACCCCGTTGCCCACAGATCAGACGCAGATTGCAGGGCTTGTATGCCGTGCGCTCGGCATTGAATAA
This genomic interval carries:
- a CDS encoding alkaline phosphatase family protein; protein product: MQRVVFVLLDGLAAATARRCMSYMQSLADAGLARHTELQGELPPLSRPIYATLLTGLRPAQSGIMHNDDARLCPAPTIFSRAQAAGLTTAAAAYHWMSELCNVAPFEPGRDRITDDAALPIAHGLFYCTDAYPDDEIFHDAACLRRRHEPHLLLAHSMGIDNAGHLHGADSKKYRDAARRADGLLARWLPEWTAAGYAVLVTSDHGMDDDGSHNDNSEATRRIPLWLTGEGFKNTPLPTDQTQIAGLVCRALGIE